In one Candidatus Zixiibacteriota bacterium genomic region, the following are encoded:
- a CDS encoding 3-hydroxybutyryl-CoA dehydrogenase → MASFNKIVIIGGGVMGQGIARVIAGTGTNVVLVDKDLQLATHAHDEIGDRLDREIERWGITESEKKAILSRITPAGDYRPAKDAPMVIEAIQEDLEAKKLLLAHLDHICRDDTVIVSNTSTLSITELAAATSRPQNIIGLHFLNPVHKVPVVEIVRGLKTSESTVQTIRNFADLLNKTPVMVHEYPGYVTTRIIVPFLNEAMHVLMEGIASAEDIDTAMKLGFGFNMGPLSLADMMGLDEVMSWMENLLDELSEHKYNPCPLLRKMVRAGQLGVKTGQGFFRYDADGNKIKEAKE, encoded by the coding sequence ATGGCTTCATTCAATAAAATAGTGATTATCGGAGGCGGTGTCATGGGGCAGGGTATCGCCAGGGTAATTGCTGGAACCGGCACAAATGTCGTACTGGTCGACAAGGACCTGCAACTGGCCACACATGCCCATGATGAAATCGGCGACCGGCTCGATCGCGAGATCGAACGCTGGGGAATCACCGAGTCTGAGAAAAAAGCTATTCTCTCGCGCATCACACCCGCTGGTGACTATCGACCAGCCAAGGACGCACCCATGGTTATCGAGGCTATTCAGGAGGACCTGGAAGCCAAAAAACTGCTTCTGGCCCATCTCGATCATATCTGCCGTGACGATACTGTGATTGTTTCAAACACTTCAACGCTCTCCATAACCGAGCTGGCGGCGGCAACCTCCCGCCCCCAGAATATCATTGGCCTGCACTTTCTCAACCCGGTTCACAAAGTGCCGGTAGTCGAAATCGTGCGTGGTCTGAAGACTTCCGAAAGCACTGTGCAGACGATTCGTAATTTCGCGGATCTTTTGAACAAGACACCGGTGATGGTGCATGAATATCCGGGCTATGTGACCACCAGGATTATCGTGCCGTTTCTGAACGAGGCGATGCATGTCCTGATGGAGGGTATCGCCTCAGCTGAAGATATCGATACCGCCATGAAGCTCGGATTCGGATTCAATATGGGACCTCTCAGTTTGGCCGATATGATGGGGCTGGATGAGGTCATGAGCTGGATGGAGAACCTTCTCGACGAACTCTCCGAACATAAGTACAATCCCTGTCCGCTCTTGCGCAAGATGGTGCGCGCCGGTCAGCTGGGTGTTAAAACCGGCCAGGGCTTCTTCCGTTACGATGCCGACGGCAACAAGATCAAGGAGGCAAAAGAATGA